Below is a genomic region from Palaemon carinicauda isolate YSFRI2023 chromosome 31, ASM3689809v2, whole genome shotgun sequence.
acaataaTACTGTGGTTTACATGTTTGTCCGTTTGCTTGGTTTGATTGTTCAGATTTTACAATGTTTGTCTGTTTGCTAGGTTTGATTGTGAAGAATTTAAAAATGTAGAGAGATTAGAAATGCTACTTTTACTTACCCAATTTGTGCTGGTCTTATTCTTGAGTTGCACTGTAACCAACCATAAACAGCAGAGCATCGTAAAACTCCCAGTTGCTTTTAAAGCACACTTCTCCAGCTCCActcagacttttttttcttcttcaattttctAGTTTCAGCGCGCATTTGACTTCgaagattgtgccatttccttgtaatttctttttcgctaattcccaagttctcagatatttctttaattttactaattttcagctctttgtttctgtactcaggcaaagtcacattccacagttaagaaaatttctcgtattgctgaattaatgcaattgtttagtctttattccactttttggcaatcatgttctctcgcgagagtaacaaAAACTTTCACATCTGAATATTCACTGAATGAGTGGAGAGCTACAACCTAGCTCTACAAGCATGCTGTCTGGACTGTAACGCGCGCGAGAGTAGAGAAACACTCgcgagtagagagaaaatctcggagagtactcaacagcctgtttacattccatagagcagctgtctgagagcaactcgcGGAAAAACTCTCCAATCTAAACGCAACTTAACAAATCTTATTTCAGTATTCAATATTTAAGGATGTGCTAAAATGATGTTGAGGTATTACTGTATTCCTAATTGTGACATaaaatacatgcaatatatatatacactagtccaCAGCAAAACCTTAGGTTTTCATTACCAGATTCAAAATACAGCCGACTCTCAGTAATATAGATCTTTGCAACCCGAGGCCCATCAGCACTGTACTTACATTTTACTGTCCATCCCTTTCCTTAGAATATTTCCACCCAGCAGTTTCATGTTCGACCTTACTCATACCACTGCCTTACATGAATCTTATTGAAGTCTAAAAAAAGGTCAATTCGATGGTTTTATTGAAATACCAGTGACAAAAACATTGCTGCAACATAGGTAAAGCTAGTAACCTGCAACAAGCAATGAAAACTTATGCTATATCCCCTTCCTAACAATTCTGCATACTAAATCTTTTATAGTAAACTACCTCTGTTCTTAAgtacaaaatatttctttaaaatattcttttattccaaCACAAACAAATTTCTCTGATTATGTCAGTTAATAGTTTACTTTGTGCTGAATATAATATAACCATTAGCCAAGAATTCAATTAATACCATACCTTAATTTCTACTTGGTTGAAAGTCTTTCCATTGTAGACACCAATCATAGACCCCACCATTTCAGGGATGATAACCATGTCACGTAAATGGGTTTTGACTACAGCTGGTTTCTCCAAAGCGGGGCATTCCTTTTTGGCCTTGCGTAGTCGCTTGAGGAGTGCCATGTGCTTGCGCTTAAGGCCTCTATTAAAGCGGCGCCTTTGGCGGCATGGGAACAGTTCTACCAGCTGCTCACTGAAAGTAAATGGTAACTGTAATAAGGATATCCAGTTCTCAAAACTTCACTAGGTTGAAACTTGTATCTGTAAGGCAGTTGGACTACAATTCTATCAAATACAAAGGGTGTGTTGAATACAATTCAATATAccggtacagtatacagtataactATTTACAAGGTTCAATAGTTTAAGGGATTAAATGATAAAATTGTATTATAAAATCTGAATAATTTGAAACATTGGTTTCAAATACCAAATACCCAGTGTTTTCTTATCTCTTCTTTATCTCAAACAAAATGATTCCGATGTCTTTTGTCACTAATTAAAGAGATCAACATCAATGTCACTTTAGATTGGATGCATGAAATTCAACCTGATAACAAGCACAAAGGTACTGAAAGGAAATTCAGTACTGCACTGACaattgaaaaaactaaaaaaaaaaaaaaatgaggaaatttgGCTGTGTTAATAGAAATAATGTAATTGTTTCAAAGGTAAGCCTCCCTACCACAAACAATTGTATGAGTAGGAATCAGAAGATTGGGATAAATTACAACTTTAGTACATACATaaatgtaccaaggcacttcccccaattttgggggtagccgacaccaaacaaatgaaacagaaacggggacctctcctctctcaagttcctcccagcctgacaagggactcaaccgagtttggctggtactgctaggggtgccacagcccaccctcccacattatccatcgcagatgaagcttcataacactgattccctaactgctgctgcctccgcggttttcaaaggcaccggaggcagcagcagagcctactagaactgcgtcacaatcgctcgccattcattcctatttctagcactctctcttgcctctctcacatctatcctcctatcacccagagcttccttcactccatccctccacccaacccttggccttcctcttgtacttatcccatcaactcttgcattcatcaccttctttagcagacagccattttccattctctcaacatggccaaaccacctcaacacattcatatccactctagctgctaactcatttcttacacccgttctcactctcaccacttccttcctaaccctatctactcaagatacaccagccatactccttagacacttcatctcaaacacattcaatttctgtctctccgtcactttcattccccacaattccgatccatacatcacagttggtacaatcactttctcatatagaactctttttacattcatgcccaaccctctattttttactactcccttaactgccccccaacacttcgcaaccttcgttcactctctgacgtacatatgcttccactccaccattttctgcaacaacagaccccaagtacttaaactgatccacttcctcaagtaactctccattcaaccttgcaccaccttcccttctcgtacatctcataaccttactcttacccacattaactctcaacttccttctctcacacacacttccaaattctgtcactaatcggccaagcttctcttctgtgtgcaaccagtacagtatcatccacaaacaacaactgatttacctcccattcatggtcattctctcctaccagttttaatcctcgtccaagcactcaagcattcacatctctcaccactccatcaacatacaagttaaccaACCACGGTGACAtctacatccctgtctcagccccactctcatcggaaaccaatctataccattccttttataatACCCACATATACATACTAAGTTTGGCCCTGGAATTActagttttattatccgatatctcATTTTATAttgccattaaatattatttatcatacactccattttatcttgctatattacttttatacatcttgttattaccttgtcacgtcCCAATTTCACAAATACATGTACTTGctttggacaagtttcccattctagttcattcctGTTTACTCTCtacactccgttgtttttccgttaaccaatcacgaacccaacCAATTGGAAAGTTTGCAcacgtggaaacctttgtcctagttatgcctttgttatttcaagtgtttgtcCTAGTTAtgtctttgttatttcaagtgaagtttttttcgtattttacgatggaagttatagaaacttgtaacggctacAGTACTCCATACTTAAAAggatttgctaaatttcatgggaAATTTTTTGATGACATCCAGTGTTGATAATTTGGTATTATTGTACTAtaatacagggcaatgtaaccttggGAAAAAACTACTTCTATCATCAGAAAAAAATTCCGcttttcaaaaatgacactcgttcccgtcgcaaatgaatagttttagaaatataatatatatatatatatatatatatatatatatatatatatatatatatatatatatatatatatatatatatatatatatatatatatatatacatatatatacatatatatatatatatctggttaatgtctaggagaggggcGCATGAAGATATcattgatattcaatttatttttactataatgtgtaggaatgtatgtaaatagtggtatacgagtgagataatttagtgaaaatcaatagtAGTCGAAATATCgatgatcaaactcacgctactcttgtcttcctcccagatttttttctaagtctgttgttattgttgaatgtcttgtttttgctcaaatgagccctgtaaccagtataatccgcagacaaactagtccactatgaagtcttacacgattggccaatcacagcgcgacaatacattatcttacccaggcatttcatttcgtttttagacatggaggccatagtaAGCacatcatctcatgttgcacaagaagttgaaattccatcttcttgtcctgactgtttcctaacttacaatgaatttgttgtaacttattcgtggaatattgaaaaactagtggatttgtgccagacacacaatttaattttacataataaaaattgtcctgcatgtcaaggaaccttcgcaacggcttcacgttttcctcaaagcagcagcacatctttatgaaccaaaagtttaaggtaagcttcgttaatttatagagtatattataatggtgatagtataacgatgtatacagcagtaccatcactttggatttggtttgatggatgtgttaggtagtgtccttaagggggggtcctTGCCCCGggaggggtacagggcccctaggctaggttaggtgggtgtattaggttcggtggtgccctaaAAATCACTGCGGCCTTAAGGGGGgcggggggcggaggccccccccccccggtaggcctaggtaggggtacagccccccccccccccccccgtaggcctaggtagggTTACAGGCCCCCCAGGATaagttagttggttgtattaggttcggtagtgccccgaaaactcacttttctcctcctccccccacccaaaaaccccgctccccactggggtcccccataattgtagtagtaggttta
It encodes:
- the RpS15 gene encoding small ribosomal subunit protein uS19; the protein is MTDEQTVAQQVEMRKKRTFRKFTYRGVDLDQLLDMSNEQLVELFPCRQRRRFNRGLKRKHMALLKRLRKAKKECPALEKPAVVKTHLRDMVIIPEMVGSMIGVYNGKTFNQVEIKPEMISHYLAEFSITYKPVKHGRPGIGATHSSRFIPLK